The segment TAAAGCTCTTCTAGTTTGTTGCCTGATCCATTTTCATTGAGCAACTCAATTGCAGCCTCAAATGCAATATACTTTGAATAAGTAGACATATCTATGCCATAGCAGCAGGGATGCCTTGGCTGCGGGCAAGACAAACCAATATGAATTGCCTTTGGTTTAGCCGATTTAATGCGCACTATGACTGTTGTTTCAAGAGTCGTTCCTCTAACAGAAGAATCTTCAATAACAACAACAACTTTATCTCTCAATACGCTGTATACAGGATCAAATTTCATTTTTACTGAGTCTTCCCTTGTTGTTTCATCTTCAATGAATGTTCGCCCAATTGCATCGTCTTTTATCAGCCCTTCTTCATAATTGATTTTTTTTCCAAACAGATTTTCCAGCTCATCAACAACGCCTTTGGCAGCGGGCCTTGCAGTGTTTGGCACGGAAATCACAACGATATCGTTGGCATCATGATCTTTGACCTTTTCATAAATCTGTCCTGCCAGCGGCCTGCCAAAATTCTTTCTTACCTGATAAACTTCCTTGCCCCAAATAAATGAATTTGGCCTTGAAAAATAAATAAATTCAAACATGCAATGCGCTTTTTTCTTTGGCTCAGCGTATTGCTTTATTTCATATCTGCCGTTGTTCCTGATTACAAGAATCTCTGCTGGCCCCAAAAAGTTAATTTCTTCTGGCGAAATGCCGCAGGCAGATGTAAGTGCTACGCTTTCAGAAGCAGCAGCGATTATCTTGTCCGTTACAGCATAGCATGCAGGCCTTATGTTATGCGGATCAGTGGCTATAAAAACATCGCCGTTGCCTAATATGCCCTCCAGGGTAAAAGCACCATCCCAATTAAAGCTTGCTTTTGAGACAATGCCCGCAATATCTAACCCATTAAAGCTCTCACCAGATTTTTCTAGTCTATCGTGTTCTTCTTTCAATCCAAAAACCAAGTCAGACAATATTCTTTCTGTATCTGAATTTGTTTTTAACCTGTGGCCTAAGTCCAAGATTCTTTTGATGTGCTCTTGGTTATTTGAAAAGTTTCCATTCCAGGCTATAGCGAGCCTTTTCGTCGGCCTTGGGTGGTCTCTTCCCATTGGTTGTGCATTTACTCCGCATGTTGTTGCGGCAGTCGTGTACCTTCTATGAACTATTGCTGCTTTGCCGTCTTTGCAAGCATCATATTCTTCAGAATCCAGAATTTTTTTTAAATCGATGGTGGAACCTTCAGAGACTATGGTGTACATCCACTCGCTGCATGGTGCTGCATCAGGATTTACGATAGTTACGCCGCCGGAATCCTTGCCGCGATTCTCCGATTTTACCAGCATAGAGACTAGGGTTTTTATCAAATAGTTTTCTTCATAATAAGATGCGTCTTTTAGCAATTTAAGAAGCCCAACTCCGCATTTATCATGAATTGCATCATCTCCCATTTTAAAATAAAAGTGGCTCGGAACTTTAAATGCCTTTCTATTCTCCAGTAGCAATAATCTAAAATATCTAAAGCATCACAACAATACTTTTAAACTGGCGTAATTCCCTTACTTTTTTAATGAGCTTCAAGGGAAAAGACATAATATCAATCAATGAACTTTCTAAGGCAGAGATCATACATATACTTGAAGTTGCAAAAAGCCTTGAGTCAAGGCCGAAGCCAAATCTGCTGAATGGAAAGGTTCTTGCAGCACTTTTTTTTGAGCCTTCGACAAGGACAAGGCTCAGCTTTGAATCCGCAATGTCTAAGCTTGGTGGAAAAGTAGTTGGCTTTGCAGACCCTTCTGTCAGCTCTGTCAAGAAAGGCGAAACATTGTCAGATACAATCAAGATTGTTGAGCGCTATGCAGATGTTATTGTTATGAGGCACCCTTTGGAAGGAAGCGCAAGAGTAGCTTCTGATGTTTCAGATGTTCCTGTAATTAACGCCGGCGATGGAGCAAACCAGCATCCAACTCAGACTTTGCTTGATCTTTATACAATAAAGAAGATTCAAGGGCATATTTCTAATCTGAACATAGCAATGGTTGGCGACCTTAAATACGGCAGGACAACGCATTCCTTAGCAATGGCATTATCGCATTTTAACTGCAGATTATTTTTCATTTCACCAGAGCAGCTTAGAATGCCATCTTATATACTTGAAGAGCTGGATAAGAAGAATGTCGAGTATTCAGAGCATACGCAGATTGAAGAAGTTATCAAAAATGCAGACATTTTATATTCAACAAGGATACAAAAGGAAAGGTTCCCTGATCTGGCAGAATACGAAAAAGTCAGGAATGTCTACATCATAACAAAAGATATGTTAAAGAGTGTCAAATCAAACCTTAAGATTTTGCATCCATTGCCAAGAGTGAATGAAATAAGCACAGATGTTGACAGCACAAAATATGCGTATTATTTTGAGCAGGCCGCAAATGGAATCCCAATAAGGCAGGCATTGTTGAGCTTAGTCTTGGGGAAATTAAAATGAAACAATTAAAGGTGAGCGCAATAAGGGAAGGCACTGTTATAGATCATATCCCCTCAGATGTGACTTTCAAGGTTGTAGAGATCCTAAAGCTCAACAGCGTCAAGGAAATAATATCTGTTGCAGCAAACCTTGACAGCAAGAAGATTGGCAAAAAGGGGATCATAAAAATAGGGGGAAAATTCCTTGGCGAAGAGGAAGTGAATAAAATAGCCTTAGTGGCCCCGGCAGCAACTCTCAGCATAATAAAAGATTTCAAGGTTGTTGAAAAAAACAAATTAACCATACCGAAAACAATTGAGGGGTTTGTGAAATGCTTCAACCCAAACTGCATAACAAACCACGAGGAGATAAAAACAAAGTTTCATGTTGCAAATCAAAAACCTTTAAAGATAAGGTGCCATTACTGCGAGCGGGCAATGGCAAGCAATGATATTGTTTTAAAATGAAGCTCTTACAATGAACGATTATGTAACATTTCTTTTATCTCGTTATTGCGTAGTCCATGATTAACTATCACACAAAGACCATCTTTGGCTATATTTTTTTGATTATGATTCAATTCATGATATGTTACAACCTCGCAAGAGAATCTTCTATTTACTTGTGGATTGCCCCTTTTGTCTATAAACATGGGCTCGACATAACCCTCTACACCATCAAGTTCATCTGGTAATTTAAGACCACATCTTATATAATTTTCAGGAGCATTATAGCGCATATATACGAGAAGGTCCCTTATATTTCTAAAAAAGGGCGTTACCCTGCCTGCTTTTATACCGCTGGTCTTCTTCTGATGGTCTAAAGGAGAAGAAGATTCTGTGATGGGAAGCACAACTGAAAAAACTCTCTCTCCTTCACAATAATCTGCAAAACACTTCCCGTTTTCATTTTTATTATCAATTATATAGGGATTTACTTCTTTCATTATCAATAACTTTGCGATATACAATTCATTTTTAATTTGCCTTTTCATTTTAATTTATCCCCATATATTACGTTCCTTTGTTATTGAAACGACATACTATTTATAAATCTTTCGTTTTATACCACTACATAGAAGTTAAAAACTACCCATAAAGCTTTTATATTTGCCCTTTTCATGCTTTATTGGGGGATAGATATTTTAACAACAAAACTCTGCGGAATCAGATTAGAAAATCCTGCAATCCTTGCTTCAGGCATTTTGGGTGTAACAGCTTCTTCTTTAATTAATGCTGCAAACAACGGAGCCGGCGCTGTCACAACAAAATCAATTTCATTGGAAGAGAGAAAAGGCCACAATAATCCCGTGATAGTTACATTTGAAGCAGGGATGATAAACGCAGTCGGCTTGTCAAGCCCTGGAATTGAAAACGGCATTGAAGAAGTGAAGGAATTCAAAAGAAGATCAAAAACGCCAATTATAGCATCTATATTTGCTTCTAAAACATTAGACTTCGGTGAAGCTGCAAAAAGAATTTCAGAGTCAAAGCCAGATTTGATCGAAGTAAATATCTCGTGCCCAAATGTTGAGGCAGAGTTTGGTAAGCCATTTGCAGCAGATGCAAAGGTTGCCGCAAGCGTGGCTGAAATCGTGAAAAACAACACAAAAACACCTGTTTTTGTCAAATTATCCCCTAATGTTTCAAATATAAAAGAAATAGCAAAAGCAGTTGAAGAGGCAGGAGCAGATGGAATAACTGCAGTAAATACAGCAGGCCCCGGAATGGTGATAGACATTAAGGCAGCAAAGCCAATTCTTCATAATAAAATGGGAGGCGTTTCAGGCAATGCGCTAAGGCCAATAGCTGTAAGATGCGTTTATGACATTTATGAAACAGTAAAAATCCCAATAATCGGGACTGGCGGAATAATGAATGGAAGAGATGCAATTGAAATGCTCATGGCAGGCGCAACTGCTGTCGGCATGGGATCGGCTGTTTATTACCGCGGAATTGATGTTTTCAAAAAAGTATGCAGTGAGATTGAAGAATTCATGAAAGAAAACGGTTACAGCAATTTAAAAGAAATAACAGGGAGAGCGCATAAATAAATTTAAAATGAAACTTGAACAGCCAATTGTTTTGCCGATAAAAAAAATCGTTAATGAAGTTAGTAAAATAAAAACCTTTATTTTTGATCACAAGCTGGATTCCAAGCCAGGGCAGTTCATTAACTTGTGGATCCCTGGATTTGATGAAAAGCCATTTTCGATCTCTTACCAAGATGATAAAAGATTTGCAGTAACTGTTGCCTGCATCGGCCCATTTACAGATAAGATATGCGGCTTAAAAGAAGGCGATCTTGTAGGAATCCGCGGGCCATATGGAAATCCATTTAATCTGAAAGGCAAAAACATTGTTTTGGTTGGCGGCGGATGCGGCTGCGGGCCACTGGCTTTTTTAGCTGATGAAGCGCTAAAAAATAAAATAAATGTAAATTTCGTCATAGGCGCAAGAACAAAAGATGCTTTATTATTTTTGGAAAGAATGAAGAAAAGCAATATAAAAACATTCGTTACAACAGATGATGGCAGCTTTGGCGTAAAGGGATTTGCAACAGACTTGTTAAAGGACTTTCTTGAAAAAAACCACATTGCTGCAGTTTACAGCTGCGGCCCTGAAAAGATGATGAAAAAAGTTGCAGAGATGTGCAAAGATAAAAAAATTTATTGCGAGCTAAGCTTGGAGCGGTATATGAAATGCGGCTTTGGGATTTGCGGCCAGTGCTGCATGGATGATTCTGGCTTCAGAGTCTGCACAGACGGACCAATTATAAAAGGAGAGGAAGCTTTAAATATGAAAGAATTCGGAAATTATAGAAGAGATGCAAGCGGAAAAAAGGTGAAATTATGAGCCTGTTCATTGCAAACGCAGATGTTTTTGTTGATGGAAAACTGGAAAAAAAGAATATCCTTGTCGCTGATGGAAAAATAAAAGCCATAACAGATGAGAAGGCAATAACAACCTCAAGATTTATCGATGCAGCTGGAAAGGTTATATTGCCCGGGCTTATTGACGGGCACGTCCATTTTAGAGAGCCTGGATTGACGCACAAAGAAGATTTTTTTA is part of the Candidatus Woesearchaeota archaeon genome and harbors:
- the pyrB gene encoding aspartate carbamoyltransferase, producing MSFKGKDIISINELSKAEIIHILEVAKSLESRPKPNLLNGKVLAALFFEPSTRTRLSFESAMSKLGGKVVGFADPSVSSVKKGETLSDTIKIVERYADVIVMRHPLEGSARVASDVSDVPVINAGDGANQHPTQTLLDLYTIKKIQGHISNLNIAMVGDLKYGRTTHSLAMALSHFNCRLFFISPEQLRMPSYILEELDKKNVEYSEHTQIEEVIKNADILYSTRIQKERFPDLAEYEKVRNVYIITKDMLKSVKSNLKILHPLPRVNEISTDVDSTKYAYYFEQAANGIPIRQALLSLVLGKLK
- a CDS encoding aspartate carbamoyltransferase regulatory subunit — protein: MKQLKVSAIREGTVIDHIPSDVTFKVVEILKLNSVKEIISVAANLDSKKIGKKGIIKIGGKFLGEEEVNKIALVAPAATLSIIKDFKVVEKNKLTIPKTIEGFVKCFNPNCITNHEEIKTKFHVANQKPLKIRCHYCERAMASNDIVLK
- a CDS encoding dihydroorotate dehydrogenase, giving the protein MLTTKLCGIRLENPAILASGILGVTASSLINAANNGAGAVTTKSISLEERKGHNNPVIVTFEAGMINAVGLSSPGIENGIEEVKEFKRRSKTPIIASIFASKTLDFGEAAKRISESKPDLIEVNISCPNVEAEFGKPFAADAKVAASVAEIVKNNTKTPVFVKLSPNVSNIKEIAKAVEEAGADGITAVNTAGPGMVIDIKAAKPILHNKMGGVSGNALRPIAVRCVYDIYETVKIPIIGTGGIMNGRDAIEMLMAGATAVGMGSAVYYRGIDVFKKVCSEIEEFMKENGYSNLKEITGRAHK
- a CDS encoding dihydroorotate dehydrogenase electron transfer subunit; translated protein: MKLEQPIVLPIKKIVNEVSKIKTFIFDHKLDSKPGQFINLWIPGFDEKPFSISYQDDKRFAVTVACIGPFTDKICGLKEGDLVGIRGPYGNPFNLKGKNIVLVGGGCGCGPLAFLADEALKNKINVNFVIGARTKDALLFLERMKKSNIKTFVTTDDGSFGVKGFATDLLKDFLEKNHIAAVYSCGPEKMMKKVAEMCKDKKIYCELSLERYMKCGFGICGQCCMDDSGFRVCTDGPIIKGEEALNMKEFGNYRRDASGKKVKL